In one window of Chryseobacterium sp. JV274 DNA:
- a CDS encoding glycosyltransferase family 2 protein yields the protein MNPKISVIVPCYKQAQFLDECLQSIMDQTYENWECIIVNDGSPDNTDEVADKWVKKDSRFKYLYKENGGLSSARNAALEIVTGDYIQFLDSDDLIHREKFSKSLSGDKEYPLIVSQYTIYRNQTHLPGYKNVEQSFLTFDGIVYDWDLKFSIPIHCAMIGKKLLEGFLFDTTLTSCEDWVMWIYITKDHPDALLINEALAHYRKDVNDNMSADPIKIMKQRLKILPTLKKLYGEEVHDKLAYHIIEVRTTQLIQQRREFQKMIPLAVVAKYLSFKRFYYKLFRKKVDG from the coding sequence ATGAATCCCAAAATATCCGTAATTGTCCCCTGCTACAAACAGGCTCAGTTTTTAGATGAATGTCTGCAGTCTATAATGGATCAGACTTATGAAAATTGGGAATGTATCATTGTCAATGACGGATCGCCTGATAATACTGATGAAGTAGCTGATAAATGGGTAAAAAAGGACAGCCGTTTTAAGTATCTTTATAAAGAAAACGGAGGTCTGTCTTCTGCAAGAAATGCAGCACTGGAAATTGTTACCGGAGATTACATACAGTTTTTGGATTCGGATGATCTGATACACCGTGAAAAGTTTTCCAAAAGCCTTTCCGGAGACAAAGAATATCCGTTGATTGTAAGTCAGTACACCATCTACAGAAACCAAACCCATCTTCCTGGCTATAAAAATGTTGAGCAGAGTTTCCTGACCTTTGATGGAATTGTATACGATTGGGATCTTAAATTTTCCATCCCGATACACTGTGCCATGATAGGCAAAAAACTTCTGGAAGGTTTTCTTTTTGACACTACCCTTACCAGCTGTGAAGACTGGGTAATGTGGATTTATATCACCAAGGATCATCCTGATGCCCTTTTGATCAATGAAGCTCTTGCCCATTACCGAAAAGACGTCAACGATAATATGTCTGCCGATCCGATCAAAATCATGAAGCAGCGCCTTAAAATTCTACCAACCTTAAAAAAACTTTATGGTGAAGAGGTACACGACAAACTGGCCTACCATATCATAGAAGTTCGTACCACCCAGCTTATACAGCAAAGACGCGAATTTCAAAAAATGATTCCCCTGGCCGTAGTCGCAAAATATCTTTCTTTCAAAAGATTTTATTACAAGCTTTTCAGAAAAAAAGTAGATGGCTAA
- a CDS encoding NAD-dependent epimerase/dehydratase family protein — protein sequence MIIGSGILANAVKLYDKEDVIFFASGVSNSLEKNPAEFEREISLLKSVISQNPDKKLIYFSTCSIYDPSKTDSPYVVHKLAIEKIIAEHCFSFIIFRVGNAVGRGGNPNTLINFLKNSILSENKLTIYSNARRILIGTDDIASFVGKYMQDLNNEIVNLAYPYQYSLPEILSQLENHLAKNADYETVNEGSFYNIEFNSLTEDFFEGLSPDEYLKKLYSSYL from the coding sequence ATGATTATTGGTAGTGGAATTCTGGCAAATGCCGTAAAACTTTATGATAAAGAGGATGTTATTTTTTTTGCATCAGGGGTTTCCAATTCACTGGAAAAGAATCCTGCTGAATTTGAAAGAGAAATATCCCTTCTGAAATCAGTTATTAGCCAAAATCCGGATAAAAAGCTGATCTATTTTTCCACATGCAGTATTTATGATCCCAGTAAAACCGACAGCCCTTATGTAGTGCATAAACTTGCTATTGAAAAAATAATTGCAGAGCATTGCTTCAGCTTTATTATTTTCAGGGTAGGGAATGCTGTAGGCCGTGGAGGAAATCCCAATACGCTGATCAACTTTCTTAAAAATTCAATCTTATCTGAAAATAAGCTAACCATTTACAGCAATGCAAGAAGAATTCTGATTGGTACGGATGATATTGCATCATTTGTCGGGAAGTATATGCAGGACCTCAACAATGAGATCGTCAATCTTGCTTACCCTTACCAGTACTCATTACCGGAGATTTTATCTCAGCTGGAGAATCATCTTGCAAAAAATGCAGATTATGAAACTGTGAACGAAGGTTCCTTTTATAATATAGAGTTCAACAGCCTTACAGAAGATTTTTTCGAGGGTCTGTCTCCTGATGAATACCTTAAGAAACTCTATTCATCTTATTTATAA
- a CDS encoding glycosyltransferase family 2 protein, translating to MSKFSILIANYNNGHFFEKCCQSLVAQTETDWEAVILDDGSTDNSLEVIKKITGDDSRFKIHQNDQNRGIGYTKKRLIGLAEAEICGFLDPDDALALHALEIVLKTHSEYPEAGLVYSNFVRCDENLNPLSVHKAKQITELDQSYFNFNAEISHFVTFKKKIYEQTSGIDSFLKIAEDKDWYMKMCETAPVKYIDEDLYLYRIHDSGISTTKNAEKALFWHWVAMIKMAERRNISIEDLFIQSYVPKKKYDQALNQLNHVKNSRWAKLGNTLGLFKIFKKL from the coding sequence ATGAGTAAATTCAGTATACTTATTGCCAATTATAACAATGGCCATTTTTTTGAAAAATGCTGCCAAAGCTTAGTTGCGCAGACTGAAACGGATTGGGAAGCTGTAATTCTGGATGACGGCTCTACCGATAACTCTCTAGAAGTTATAAAAAAAATCACAGGTGACGATTCCCGGTTTAAAATACACCAGAATGACCAAAACAGAGGAATTGGCTATACAAAAAAGAGATTAATAGGTCTTGCTGAAGCAGAAATATGCGGTTTTTTAGACCCAGATGACGCTTTGGCTCTTCATGCTCTGGAAATTGTTTTAAAAACACATTCCGAATATCCGGAAGCAGGCCTGGTATATTCAAATTTTGTACGATGTGATGAAAATCTTAATCCTCTGTCTGTTCATAAAGCCAAACAAATCACAGAACTGGATCAGTCTTACTTTAACTTCAATGCAGAGATTTCACATTTCGTCACATTCAAAAAGAAGATTTACGAGCAGACGTCTGGCATTGATTCTTTCTTAAAAATTGCTGAAGATAAAGACTGGTACATGAAAATGTGCGAAACAGCCCCTGTTAAATATATTGATGAGGATTTATACTTATACAGAATCCATGACAGTGGGATCTCTACGACCAAAAATGCAGAAAAAGCATTATTCTGGCACTGGGTTGCTATGATCAAAATGGCAGAAAGAAGAAACATAAGTATTGAAGATCTTTTTATTCAGAGCTATGTTCCGAAAAAGAAATATGACCAGGCCCTCAACCAATTGAATCATGTAAAAAATTCAAGATGGGCAAAATTGGGGAATACACTTGGACTTTTTAAAATCTTTAAAAAACTTTAA
- a CDS encoding glycoside hydrolase family 99-like domain-containing protein, translating into MKKIKPLAFYLPQYHPVPENDEWWGKGFTEWTNVGKAQPLFEGHEQPIYPGDLGYYDLRVPEVREQQAQMAKDYGVHGFIYYHYWFGNGKQLLERVANDVLKSGKPDFPFCFCWANETWSGIWHGLSEKILAQQVYPNEQDLIAHFEYLLPFFKDERYIKVDNKPLLIIYDPNHLNDGDPHYISRFRELAKENGFDGLYVMASNKLRDDLDFKSMGYDSKISNAFQKAWVPHIDKKEYISHSQYYKNRIKGLIGIKKKEQPKVRIQDAQAVVNDLKFEESNVPTYPCILPNWDNTPRSGYRGIILANNSPEIFEQQVEKAATYLEDKKDYPEQFLIVKSWNEWAEGNILEPDRKYGFGYLNALKKILNKHSRNE; encoded by the coding sequence ATGAAAAAAATAAAGCCCCTTGCATTCTACCTCCCTCAATACCATCCTGTCCCTGAAAATGACGAATGGTGGGGAAAAGGTTTTACAGAATGGACGAATGTAGGAAAAGCCCAACCTTTATTTGAAGGACATGAACAGCCTATATACCCTGGAGATTTGGGATATTATGATCTGCGGGTTCCAGAAGTAAGAGAACAGCAGGCTCAGATGGCTAAAGACTATGGTGTACACGGATTTATCTACTATCATTACTGGTTTGGTAATGGCAAACAATTGTTGGAACGTGTTGCCAACGATGTGCTGAAATCAGGAAAACCAGATTTCCCTTTCTGCTTCTGCTGGGCCAATGAAACATGGTCAGGCATATGGCACGGATTATCAGAAAAAATTCTGGCTCAACAGGTTTACCCTAATGAACAGGACTTAATTGCCCATTTCGAATACCTTCTTCCTTTCTTCAAGGACGAGAGGTATATAAAAGTGGACAATAAACCTCTTTTGATTATCTACGATCCCAACCATTTGAATGATGGAGATCCTCATTATATTTCCAGATTCAGAGAGCTTGCAAAAGAAAACGGATTTGATGGCTTATATGTCATGGCATCCAATAAACTTCGTGATGATCTTGATTTTAAATCTATGGGATATGACAGTAAGATTTCCAATGCCTTTCAGAAAGCATGGGTACCTCATATTGACAAAAAAGAATACATCTCCCATTCTCAATATTATAAAAACAGAATAAAAGGATTAATCGGAATTAAGAAAAAAGAACAGCCTAAAGTCAGAATTCAGGACGCCCAGGCGGTAGTCAATGACTTAAAGTTTGAAGAAAGCAACGTTCCTACCTATCCATGTATCCTGCCTAATTGGGACAATACTCCAAGAAGTGGATACAGAGGCATTATACTTGCTAATAATTCTCCGGAAATATTTGAACAGCAGGTTGAAAAAGCCGCAACATATCTTGAGGATAAAAAAGATTATCCTGAACAGTTTTTAATTGTTAAATCCTGGAACGAATGGGCAGAAGGAAATATTCTGGAACCGGACAGAAAATATGGTTTCGGATATCTGAATGCATTAAAAAAAATCTTGAATAAACACAGTCGAAATGAGTAA
- a CDS encoding glycosyltransferase family 2 protein yields MNPKISIIVPCYNQAHFLDECLQSVLEQTFQDWECIIVNDGSPDNTENIAKKWLETDSRFHYLYKDNGGLSSARNAGIKTANGEWLLLLDCDDIIENKKLEAHSRFFNQNIDIIISGYRYFESSEGVNYKRIFGRNNFLPEVYLNFDDTTDIKQLFKIKNPFVISAPLYHKDIFKTIGFFDERLKSLEDWEFNLRCVLNDFKFQHIGYEGNTKTLIRLHDSSMMRDTAKMNQNYELFLSICYSSPKYVETYGKPAPKTEKPQEKKGRKLLKLLIPPIFIVLKNKILYRTK; encoded by the coding sequence ATGAATCCAAAAATTTCAATAATCGTCCCATGTTATAATCAGGCTCATTTTCTTGATGAATGCCTACAATCTGTGTTAGAACAGACGTTTCAGGATTGGGAATGCATCATTGTGAATGATGGATCACCGGATAACACAGAAAATATTGCAAAAAAATGGCTGGAAACAGACAGCCGTTTTCACTATCTCTATAAAGATAATGGTGGTTTATCGTCTGCCAGAAATGCAGGAATAAAAACGGCCAATGGAGAATGGCTGCTTCTCCTTGATTGCGATGATATAATAGAAAATAAAAAATTAGAAGCTCATTCTAGGTTTTTTAATCAAAATATTGATATCATTATTTCCGGATACCGATATTTTGAAAGCTCAGAAGGAGTCAACTATAAAAGGATTTTTGGAAGAAATAATTTTCTTCCGGAAGTATACTTAAATTTTGATGATACTACTGATATTAAGCAGCTTTTTAAGATTAAAAACCCTTTTGTAATATCTGCTCCGTTATATCATAAAGATATTTTCAAAACAATTGGTTTCTTTGATGAGCGTTTAAAGTCTTTAGAAGATTGGGAATTTAATCTCAGATGTGTTTTGAATGATTTTAAATTTCAGCATATTGGCTATGAAGGCAATACAAAAACGCTTATAAGACTTCATGACAGCAGTATGATGAGAGATACTGCAAAAATGAATCAAAACTATGAATTATTTCTTTCCATCTGTTATTCCAGTCCAAAATACGTGGAAACTTATGGCAAACCTGCCCCAAAAACAGAAAAACCTCAAGAAAAAAAAGGAAGAAAGCTGCTCAAATTATTGATTCCTCCTATTTTTATTGTATTAAAAAATAAGATCCTCTATCGAACGAAATAA
- a CDS encoding glycosyltransferase family 2 protein: MEQPLVTVIVTAYNHSQYIKENLDSVKKQTYKNIQLILGDDVSPDNSVEVFERWLNDNSYSAEKNFHTKNTGLATMLNECIKLAKGKYIKIISADDYLHPEFLEKTVAKIESLGKEYAMIHTNTNIIDENSRIGEDIADYDALGEVDPYIFRKELIKNNRIAGLTTLIRTEAIIETGEYDSMFIAEDYYRWLKINEKYLIGYIPEKLAYYRLHQENISKIKADRIEIENVMLQMMFDKEGDLKNKINGITQKYYFSGEKLPSQYTEAYKKYPFNVKRLSIAIQYKIPVPLYKFLNKMI, encoded by the coding sequence ATGGAACAGCCTTTAGTTACAGTTATTGTCACAGCCTATAATCATTCCCAATATATCAAGGAGAATTTAGATAGCGTAAAAAAACAAACCTATAAAAACATTCAGCTTATTCTGGGTGATGATGTCTCGCCTGATAATTCCGTTGAAGTTTTTGAGCGTTGGCTAAATGATAATAGTTATTCTGCAGAAAAAAACTTCCATACCAAAAACACAGGTCTGGCAACAATGTTGAATGAATGTATTAAGCTTGCAAAAGGAAAATATATAAAAATCATTTCAGCAGATGATTACCTGCATCCTGAGTTCTTAGAAAAGACTGTTGCTAAAATTGAATCTTTAGGAAAAGAATATGCCATGATTCATACCAATACCAATATAATAGATGAAAACAGCCGTATTGGAGAAGATATAGCAGATTATGATGCATTAGGAGAAGTTGATCCCTATATTTTCAGAAAAGAACTGATAAAAAATAACAGAATTGCAGGTCTGACTACATTGATAAGAACAGAAGCAATTATTGAAACCGGCGAATATGATTCAATGTTTATTGCTGAAGATTATTATCGCTGGTTAAAAATAAATGAAAAGTATTTAATTGGTTACATCCCTGAAAAACTGGCATATTACAGATTACACCAGGAAAATATTTCAAAAATAAAAGCAGACAGAATTGAAATTGAAAACGTGATGCTTCAAATGATGTTTGATAAAGAAGGTGATCTAAAAAATAAAATAAATGGTATCACACAGAAATATTATTTTTCTGGAGAAAAACTGCCTTCACAATACACTGAAGCCTACAAGAAATACCCTTTCAATGTAAAAAGATTAAGTATTGCAATACAGTATAAAATTCCGGTTCCGTTGTATAAATTTTTAAATAAAATGATTTAA
- a CDS encoding DegT/DnrJ/EryC1/StrS family aminotransferase, which produces MIKFLDLQKVNLKYQQEIENKLLEVFRSGWYLLGNEIKNFETNLAGYIGSEYAIGVANGLDALRLIFRAYIELGYMKPGDEVIVPSNTYIASILALSDNGLVPVLVEPELNTYNIDISKIEEKITDKTKAILIVHLQGRIVFSEKLKSIAEKYKLKIVEDNAQAIGAEWNNIKSGNLGDAAGFSFYPGKNLGALGDAGAVTTNDKQLSETIRALGNYGSNQKYINIYKGLNSRLDELQAAVLDVKLKYIEDENEARRRIAKLFIEGIKNSKIILPENPSDEKEHVWHVFVIRTENRDLLQTYLTEKGIQTIIHYPIPPHQQEAYKEMNELSFPISELIHEEVLSLPISSVLEEHEVINIINALNEY; this is translated from the coding sequence ATGATTAAGTTTTTAGATCTTCAAAAAGTAAATTTGAAATACCAACAGGAAATAGAAAACAAACTTCTGGAAGTGTTCAGAAGCGGATGGTATTTATTAGGAAACGAAATTAAAAATTTTGAAACCAATTTAGCCGGTTATATTGGTTCAGAATATGCAATAGGGGTAGCAAACGGACTGGATGCGCTTCGTCTTATTTTTCGGGCTTATATCGAACTGGGTTATATGAAACCCGGTGACGAAGTAATTGTCCCTTCCAATACCTATATTGCTTCCATTCTGGCTTTGTCAGACAATGGATTAGTTCCCGTTTTAGTAGAACCCGAGCTTAATACTTACAATATTGATATTTCAAAAATAGAAGAAAAGATTACTGATAAGACAAAAGCCATTTTAATAGTTCATCTTCAGGGCAGAATTGTTTTCTCAGAAAAACTGAAAAGTATTGCTGAAAAATATAAATTAAAAATTGTAGAAGACAATGCCCAGGCTATAGGTGCCGAATGGAATAACATTAAATCAGGAAATCTTGGAGACGCCGCAGGGTTCAGTTTTTATCCCGGAAAAAATCTGGGAGCTCTGGGAGACGCAGGAGCAGTCACAACAAATGACAAACAATTATCCGAAACGATCCGTGCTTTAGGAAATTATGGCTCAAACCAAAAATATATTAATATTTACAAAGGATTAAATTCCAGATTAGATGAACTTCAGGCAGCTGTTTTAGATGTTAAACTGAAATATATTGAAGATGAAAATGAAGCAAGAAGAAGAATTGCAAAATTATTTATCGAAGGAATAAAAAATTCCAAAATCATCCTTCCTGAAAACCCTTCAGATGAAAAAGAGCATGTATGGCATGTTTTTGTCATAAGAACAGAAAACCGTGATCTACTTCAAACCTATTTAACAGAAAAAGGTATTCAGACTATCATTCACTACCCTATTCCTCCCCATCAACAGGAAGCTTACAAAGAAATGAATGAACTTTCTTTTCCTATCAGTGAACTGATACATGAGGAAGTACTGAGCTTACCTATATCTTCTGTGTTAGAAGAGCATGAAGTGATAAACATCATTAATGCCTTAAATGAGTATTAA
- a CDS encoding class I SAM-dependent methyltransferase yields MENYKNKVQDSAQFYNSSFLDFDFKLTELNYLSLKPYFKGESALELGPALGHMTKYLINDFSSLDLVEGSQDLLNQIPDYPNITKHNSYFEEFKTDKKFDTIIMSHVLEHIENPVEVLKIISSWLSDSGVFLISVPNAKSIHRLAAVEMGLLNSEYELNQRDHELGHYRVYDLDTLKDDITKAGYKIVDEGGIFFKPVSNGQIENNWNEAMIDGFYKLGKKFPHHCAEIYVACSK; encoded by the coding sequence ATGGAAAATTATAAAAATAAAGTGCAGGATTCTGCACAATTCTATAACAGCTCTTTTCTTGATTTTGATTTTAAGTTAACAGAATTGAATTACTTAAGTTTAAAACCTTATTTTAAAGGAGAATCTGCTTTGGAATTAGGACCTGCCTTAGGACATATGACCAAATATCTGATTAATGACTTTTCATCTTTGGATTTGGTTGAAGGCTCTCAAGATTTATTAAATCAAATTCCTGATTATCCAAATATTACAAAACATAACTCCTATTTTGAAGAGTTTAAAACAGATAAAAAGTTTGATACTATAATAATGAGCCATGTCCTCGAACATATTGAAAATCCTGTTGAAGTTTTAAAAATTATATCTTCCTGGTTATCCGATAGTGGTGTATTTTTAATTTCAGTGCCTAACGCAAAGTCTATCCACAGATTAGCCGCAGTAGAGATGGGATTATTAAACAGCGAATATGAATTGAATCAAAGAGACCATGAATTAGGACACTATAGAGTATATGATTTGGATACTTTAAAAGATGACATTACAAAGGCCGGTTATAAAATAGTGGATGAGGGCGGCATTTTCTTTAAACCTGTTTCAAATGGGCAAATTGAAAATAATTGGAATGAAGCTATGATAGACGGATTTTATAAATTAGGAAAAAAATTTCCTCACCATTGCGCTGAAATATATGTGGCATGTTCAAAATAA
- a CDS encoding HAD family hydrolase, protein MNIFFDLDGTLIDSRPRLYHLFQSLVPTSELSFDEYWTLKRGKKSHKEILLSKFNYSSEQYSDFEKKWMSEIELEKWLKLDTPFEGIVDLLINLSKNYTLFVVTARQSESIALEQVKSFGWENIFTKVLVTQQQQEKHDLIKNAVQITPEDWFIGDTGKDIQTGKLLGMKTAAVLSGFLSKESLLPYQPDIIINTVLDLKIDKITNGKL, encoded by the coding sequence ATGAATATTTTTTTTGACCTTGATGGTACTTTAATTGATTCCCGGCCTAGGCTATACCACTTGTTTCAGTCATTAGTTCCCACTTCGGAATTGTCTTTTGATGAATATTGGACTTTAAAGCGGGGTAAAAAAAGTCATAAAGAAATTCTACTTTCTAAATTTAATTATTCCAGCGAGCAATACAGCGATTTTGAGAAAAAATGGATGTCGGAAATTGAATTAGAAAAATGGTTGAAATTAGATACTCCTTTTGAAGGAATAGTAGACTTACTCATAAACCTGTCTAAAAACTATACCCTGTTTGTTGTTACAGCCCGTCAGTCTGAAAGCATTGCTCTGGAACAGGTAAAATCATTCGGTTGGGAAAATATTTTCACGAAAGTTTTAGTAACCCAACAGCAACAGGAAAAACATGATTTAATTAAAAATGCAGTTCAGATAACTCCTGAAGACTGGTTTATTGGAGATACAGGAAAAGATATTCAAACAGGCAAATTATTAGGGATGAAAACAGCCGCCGTACTTTCCGGTTTTCTAAGTAAAGAAAGTTTACTCCCCTATCAGCCAGACATAATTATAAATACTGTTCTCGATTTAAAAATAGATAAAATTACAAATGGAAAATTATAA